From the Teredinibacter turnerae T7901 genome, one window contains:
- a CDS encoding AAA family ATPase: MSTKTALQGLRNWLDSQIVGQPHLTDRLLTALIADGHLLVEGAPGLAKTKAIKTLSEGIEGDFHRIQFTPDLLPSDVTGTDIYRPENGTFEFQAGPIFHNLVLADEINRAPAKVQSALLEAMAERQISVGRSTYKLPPLFLVMATQNPIEQEGTYPLPEAQLDRFLMHVRVDFPDATAEKEILRLSRLEASAVAQKPAISDVVTQEAIFAARAEALATHMADPVEEYIVQLTDATRNPAKYGDDLAKWLEFGVSPRATISLDRCSRAHAFMQGKDYVSPDDVQAVVHDVFRHRLILTFEAEASGQTPDGIIDELVQRVAVV; this comes from the coding sequence ATGTCTACAAAAACCGCTCTGCAGGGGTTACGAAACTGGCTGGATTCTCAGATTGTGGGGCAGCCGCATCTCACCGATCGTTTATTAACCGCACTCATCGCCGATGGCCATTTACTTGTAGAAGGGGCGCCGGGCCTGGCCAAAACGAAAGCGATTAAAACATTGTCTGAGGGCATTGAAGGTGATTTCCATCGCATTCAGTTTACCCCAGACCTGCTGCCTTCCGACGTGACCGGCACCGACATCTACCGCCCGGAAAACGGCACCTTTGAATTTCAGGCCGGCCCCATTTTCCACAATCTGGTTTTGGCGGACGAAATCAACCGAGCGCCAGCCAAAGTGCAGTCCGCGCTGCTGGAAGCGATGGCAGAGCGCCAGATCAGTGTCGGCCGCTCCACCTACAAGTTACCGCCACTGTTTTTAGTGATGGCGACCCAGAACCCCATTGAGCAGGAAGGCACCTACCCGCTGCCTGAAGCCCAGCTGGACCGGTTTTTGATGCATGTAAGAGTGGATTTCCCCGATGCAACTGCCGAGAAAGAAATTCTGCGCTTGAGCCGCCTGGAGGCGAGCGCCGTCGCGCAAAAACCAGCGATTTCCGACGTGGTCACCCAGGAGGCAATATTCGCTGCGCGCGCAGAGGCCCTCGCGACCCACATGGCCGATCCGGTTGAGGAATATATCGTTCAGCTGACTGATGCAACGCGCAACCCGGCAAAATATGGCGACGATCTGGCCAAATGGCTGGAGTTTGGCGTAAGTCCGCGAGCAACCATCAGCCTGGATCGTTGCTCACGTGCACACGCGTTCATGCAGGGGAAAGACTATGTCAGCCCGGACGACGTGCAAGCGGTTGTCCACGACGTTTTTCGCCACCGCCTGATTTTAACGTTTGAAGCGGAGGCCAGTGGGCAAACACCGGACGGTATCATCGATGAGCTGGTACAACGGGTAGCCGTGGTTTAA